In a single window of the Desulfovibrio mangrovi genome:
- a CDS encoding response regulator, which translates to MHKILIIEDSRSTAKLIQHAITERLGIACDIAMNMTEAEGFIQPNPAAYDIVLCDLNLPDAPQGEAVDMVMRYRLPCVVVSASITEGTRRQMLHLPISDYVLKRGARDIQYLISVIERLLKNEQTKVLVVDDSNTYRKGLVDLLTRQRLQVLEAANGLEALEVLEKNPDIMLILSDFNMPHMDGFQLTEAVRTKYAHDRLAIIVTTGLEEDLAAQFLRFGANDFIPKAASFEELLCRINMNLTMLDLIKVNRDLSERDALTGLYNRRMLFKEGNGMLDRIKNGDRITAAMLDIDFFKKVNDTYGHAGGDQALKSMGKLIAQEFPLPCIAARYGGEEFCILFPETVPFETALQRLESFREQVAAMQVTSGGKEFGFTISIGVTNKATTSLDTLLNAADLFLYEAKKSGRNRVVAEVHQ; encoded by the coding sequence ATGCACAAGATCCTCATCATCGAAGACAGCAGGTCCACTGCGAAACTCATCCAGCACGCCATTACCGAGCGACTGGGCATCGCGTGCGACATTGCCATGAACATGACAGAGGCTGAAGGGTTCATACAGCCCAATCCGGCCGCCTACGACATCGTGCTGTGCGACCTGAACCTGCCGGATGCGCCGCAAGGCGAAGCCGTGGACATGGTCATGCGCTACCGGCTTCCCTGCGTCGTCGTCAGCGCCAGCATTACCGAAGGCACACGCAGGCAGATGCTGCACCTGCCCATCAGCGACTATGTGCTGAAACGCGGAGCGCGCGATATACAGTACCTGATCTCCGTCATAGAGCGCCTGCTGAAAAACGAACAGACCAAGGTTCTGGTGGTGGATGATTCAAACACCTACCGCAAGGGGCTGGTGGACCTGCTTACCCGCCAACGACTTCAAGTGCTTGAAGCAGCAAACGGTCTGGAGGCGCTGGAGGTTCTTGAAAAGAACCCGGACATCATGCTCATCCTTTCAGATTTCAACATGCCTCATATGGACGGGTTCCAGCTCACGGAAGCCGTGCGCACGAAGTATGCGCATGACAGGCTGGCCATCATAGTCACAACGGGTCTTGAAGAGGATCTTGCGGCCCAGTTCCTGCGCTTCGGCGCCAACGATTTCATTCCCAAGGCTGCGTCCTTCGAAGAATTGCTGTGCCGCATAAACATGAACCTGACCATGCTTGACCTCATCAAGGTCAACCGCGACCTTTCCGAACGCGACGCCCTGACCGGACTCTACAACAGACGCATGCTGTTCAAGGAAGGCAACGGCATGCTGGACAGAATCAAGAACGGCGACCGGATCACCGCAGCCATGCTCGACATAGACTTCTTCAAGAAGGTAAACGACACATACGGCCATGCAGGGGGCGATCAGGCTCTCAAAAGCATGGGCAAACTCATTGCGCAGGAGTTCCCCCTCCCGTGTATTGCTGCCCGCTATGGCGGCGAGGAGTTCTGTATCCTGTTCCCGGAGACTGTCCCCTTCGAGACCGCGCTGCAGCGACTTGAAAGTTTCCGCGAACAAGTCGCGGCAATGCAGGTTACCTCCGGCGGCAAGGAATTCGGTTTCACCATATCCATCGGGGTAACAAACAAAGCGACCACCAGTCTTGATACTCTTCTAAACGCCGCAGATCTCTTTCTCTACGAGGCTAAAAAGTCTGGCCGGAACCGTGTCGTCGCAGAGGTACACCAGTAA
- a CDS encoding penicillin-binding protein 1A produces the protein MKKFLMYGAMVVALCAALGALGLSGLYWWASKDLPGFTKIADYRPPLVTTVYCRDGSVLGYFYREKRFLVSLDNMSPKLPMSFLAAEDDSFYQHDGIDLRAIMRAFVKNMQAGSIKQGGSTITQQIIKQLLLTSEKKYERKIKEAILAYRLERYLSKDEILTIYLNQIYLGGGAYGAEAAARTYFGKHANELTLAECALLAGLTQSPSKYNPLRNPELAVARQHYVLGRMLELQWITQAEYEEAMAQELVYKSMEDPSWKQGAWYLEEVRRRLIDFLSEENLQRLGVTLPRYGEDAVYESGLHIYTSVDMHHQVAAEAALRKGLEDSSKRRGWAGPLKKLGKEEYEDFLQQEAVSPGALEDGAWIKVLVSTVDANGATVRLGAYKGYIPVSTMHWCRKPDPKLATDQVPSVKDARQVMEPGDVVWASVSVPKEKKDAWNPVELGVDDVIPLALEQYPAVQGAFVSIDPVNGDVLALVGGYSFADSQFNRATQAKRQPGSAFKPIVYSTAMDHGFTAASIVLDAPIVYTDESTSKVWRPENFEGTFSGPMLLRTALVKSRNLCTIRVAQKVGIPAIVERAKAMGLEGPFPNNLSVSLGAVEVTPLNLAEAYTTFARGGSWINHRVIRSVQDAWGETIANFESEAHEAMSPQTAYIMASILKEVVRDGTGARLKVLNRPIGGKTGTTNDEQDAWFMGVTPYLVSGAYVGFDQLTPMGKWETGSRAASPIVRDYRLAVEDSYPVMDFPMPPGIVQVQIDGKTGQLAGGASDETYFLPFKQGTQPTVMSGAPLRRGQQDDATSGEELLKQMF, from the coding sequence ATGAAAAAATTTCTCATGTATGGCGCCATGGTTGTGGCGCTGTGCGCCGCTCTCGGGGCGCTTGGCCTTTCCGGCCTTTACTGGTGGGCCTCCAAGGATCTGCCCGGGTTTACCAAGATTGCCGATTATCGTCCTCCGCTTGTTACCACCGTCTACTGTCGCGACGGTTCGGTGCTGGGCTACTTCTACCGCGAGAAGCGTTTCCTCGTTTCTCTGGACAACATGTCTCCCAAGCTGCCCATGAGCTTCCTTGCCGCCGAGGACGACAGCTTCTACCAGCATGATGGTATTGATCTGCGCGCTATCATGCGTGCCTTTGTGAAGAACATGCAGGCTGGCTCCATCAAGCAGGGCGGCTCAACGATCACGCAGCAGATCATCAAGCAGCTTCTGCTCACTTCGGAGAAGAAGTACGAACGCAAGATCAAGGAAGCCATTCTGGCCTACAGATTGGAGCGTTATCTCAGCAAGGACGAAATCCTTACCATTTATCTGAACCAGATTTACCTCGGCGGCGGCGCGTATGGTGCGGAGGCTGCAGCCCGTACCTACTTTGGCAAGCATGCCAACGAGCTGACCCTTGCCGAGTGTGCGTTGCTGGCGGGCCTGACCCAGTCGCCTTCCAAGTACAATCCCCTGCGTAACCCGGAACTGGCTGTGGCACGTCAGCATTATGTGCTCGGCCGCATGCTGGAACTGCAGTGGATCACGCAGGCCGAGTATGAAGAGGCCATGGCGCAGGAACTGGTCTACAAGAGCATGGAAGATCCCAGCTGGAAGCAGGGCGCATGGTATCTTGAAGAAGTTCGCCGCAGGCTTATCGATTTCCTCAGCGAAGAGAATCTGCAGCGCCTTGGCGTAACGCTTCCCCGTTATGGCGAAGATGCTGTGTATGAATCCGGTCTGCACATCTACACCTCCGTGGATATGCACCATCAGGTTGCGGCGGAAGCCGCTCTGCGCAAAGGTTTGGAAGACTCCTCCAAGCGCAGGGGATGGGCCGGTCCGCTGAAGAAGCTGGGCAAGGAGGAATACGAGGACTTCCTGCAGCAGGAGGCCGTATCCCCCGGAGCGCTCGAAGACGGCGCATGGATCAAGGTGCTTGTCTCCACCGTTGATGCCAACGGTGCAACGGTGCGTCTTGGTGCCTACAAGGGATATATTCCCGTTTCCACCATGCACTGGTGCCGCAAGCCGGATCCCAAACTGGCCACCGATCAGGTTCCCTCCGTCAAGGATGCCCGTCAGGTGATGGAGCCCGGCGATGTCGTGTGGGCCTCCGTCAGTGTGCCCAAGGAAAAGAAGGACGCCTGGAACCCCGTGGAGCTCGGCGTTGACGATGTCATTCCGCTGGCGCTGGAGCAGTACCCCGCCGTTCAGGGCGCCTTCGTATCCATAGACCCCGTCAACGGCGATGTGTTGGCCCTTGTGGGCGGATACTCCTTTGCCGACAGCCAGTTCAATCGTGCAACGCAGGCCAAGCGTCAGCCCGGTTCCGCGTTCAAGCCCATTGTGTACTCCACAGCCATGGATCATGGCTTTACGGCGGCCTCCATCGTTCTGGATGCCCCCATCGTCTATACGGACGAGTCCACCTCCAAGGTGTGGCGCCCCGAGAACTTTGAAGGCACTTTCTCCGGTCCCATGCTGCTGCGTACGGCGCTGGTGAAGTCGCGCAACCTCTGTACCATCCGTGTGGCGCAGAAGGTGGGGATTCCCGCTATTGTGGAGCGCGCCAAGGCCATGGGCCTTGAAGGGCCGTTCCCCAACAACCTTTCCGTGAGCCTTGGTGCTGTGGAAGTGACTCCGTTGAACCTGGCTGAAGCGTATACCACCTTCGCCCGTGGCGGTTCATGGATCAACCATCGCGTCATCCGCTCCGTTCAGGATGCATGGGGCGAAACCATTGCCAACTTCGAGTCCGAGGCCCATGAGGCCATGAGTCCTCAGACCGCATACATCATGGCCAGCATTCTCAAGGAAGTGGTTCGTGACGGTACAGGCGCGCGCCTCAAGGTCCTGAACCGCCCCATCGGCGGCAAGACCGGCACCACGAACGACGAGCAGGATGCATGGTTCATGGGCGTTACCCCCTACCTTGTTTCCGGTGCCTATGTTGGCTTTGACCAGCTGACTCCCATGGGTAAGTGGGAGACCGGCTCAAGAGCCGCGTCGCCCATCGTCAGGGATTACCGTCTTGCTGTTGAAGACAGCTATCCGGTCATGGACTTCCCCATGCCGCCCGGCATCGTGCAGGTGCAGATCGACGGCAAGACCGGCCAGCTGGCTGGCGGCGCTTCGGATGAAACCTACTTCCTGCCTTTCAAGCAGG
- a CDS encoding glycosyltransferase family 39 protein: MQNIPIWQRRPVLAAAAIIFITTAVRLWFVASSQLDLVQDEAQYWDWTRRLQLSYYSKGPLIAWIIHLWTGVFGDTELGVRFGAVLHSCLAQMLLYYGVARVFRKPSVALWTLVIANTTPLFMVSGILMTTDSPLLVCWAMALFSLYAAGEREDAVWPYLLLGLSMALGMLAKYMMLAMFGVAVFYMLGLYRHRMLSRRFAVRAFLAMAVGTAIGFAPILIWNMQNDWVGFKHVSTLAGVTSSKPKPIIRFDRFPEYFGSQIGIITPWWFAFMIAGAWRALKLGWRGASQDGVREDRVHVRQAMLLASAFWMLWGFFIIWSFHTRIYPNWSAMSYVAGIILAATAADRGSLLLRRAAVSARKKRISFRRGCVVLGCLIFVVVHSLPYLPLPDKFNPAVRLMGWHDLGNKLDEMRHELPAPDKVFYFSDSYDVTAALAFYAPGKPITYCADFGRRMSQYDIWPGPQDKKGWDALYVCKEYPVIVPQFADMFEEYSYIEYQTMHGGRKGRSFFIVTLRNFKGVWPRQSFGAF, translated from the coding sequence TTGCAAAATATCCCCATATGGCAGCGCAGGCCGGTTCTGGCCGCTGCAGCCATTATCTTCATTACCACGGCAGTCCGGCTGTGGTTTGTGGCCAGTTCTCAGCTAGATCTTGTTCAGGACGAAGCCCAGTACTGGGACTGGACCCGCAGACTGCAGCTTTCCTACTATTCCAAAGGCCCCCTCATCGCGTGGATCATCCATCTGTGGACCGGTGTTTTCGGCGATACGGAGTTGGGGGTTCGTTTCGGGGCTGTGCTGCACTCGTGCCTCGCCCAGATGCTTCTGTATTACGGGGTTGCCCGGGTGTTCAGAAAACCCTCCGTGGCTCTCTGGACCCTTGTCATAGCCAACACCACACCGTTGTTCATGGTCTCCGGCATTCTCATGACCACGGACAGTCCGCTGCTGGTCTGCTGGGCCATGGCCCTGTTCTCCCTGTATGCAGCCGGCGAACGGGAGGATGCCGTTTGGCCTTATCTGCTGCTGGGGCTGAGTATGGCGCTGGGCATGCTTGCCAAGTACATGATGCTTGCCATGTTCGGTGTAGCAGTATTCTATATGCTCGGGCTGTACCGGCACCGCATGCTGTCCCGCCGTTTTGCCGTGCGGGCATTTCTTGCCATGGCAGTGGGCACGGCCATCGGGTTTGCTCCCATTCTCATCTGGAATATGCAGAATGACTGGGTGGGCTTCAAGCATGTTTCCACTTTGGCCGGGGTCACTTCGTCCAAACCCAAGCCGATCATCCGCTTTGACCGTTTCCCCGAATACTTCGGGTCTCAGATAGGCATCATTACGCCGTGGTGGTTCGCGTTCATGATCGCGGGTGCATGGCGTGCCCTCAAGCTTGGCTGGAGAGGCGCCTCGCAGGACGGTGTCCGCGAGGACAGGGTGCATGTCCGGCAGGCAATGCTGCTTGCTTCGGCCTTCTGGATGCTGTGGGGCTTCTTCATCATCTGGAGTTTCCATACCCGTATCTACCCCAACTGGTCCGCCATGAGCTATGTGGCAGGCATTATCCTTGCCGCCACGGCTGCGGACAGGGGATCGCTGCTGCTGCGCAGGGCAGCCGTCAGTGCACGGAAGAAGCGTATTTCCTTCCGCAGAGGCTGCGTTGTCTTGGGGTGCCTCATCTTTGTTGTGGTGCACAGCCTGCCGTATCTGCCGTTGCCGGACAAGTTTAATCCTGCCGTGCGGCTCATGGGCTGGCACGACCTTGGCAACAAGCTGGATGAAATGCGGCATGAATTGCCGGCCCCCGACAAGGTGTTCTATTTTTCCGATTCCTACGATGTTACCGCTGCGCTGGCCTTTTATGCGCCCGGAAAGCCCATCACCTACTGTGCGGACTTCGGCAGACGCATGAGCCAGTACGACATTTGGCCGGGGCCGCAGGACAAGAAAGGCTGGGATGCGCTGTATGTCTGCAAGGAATATCCCGTGATCGTTCCACAGTTTGCGGACATGTTTGAAGAATATTCATATATCGAGTATCAGACTATGCACGGTGGCAGGAAAGGACGGTCCTTTTTCATCGTCACCCTCAGAAATTTCAAGGGCGTATGGCCCAGACAGAGTTTCGGAGCGTTTTAA
- a CDS encoding YkgJ family cysteine cluster protein, protein MEHCRDEGGFAEERNSRPFVDTMRRLFPLHDLEVEELFPPHGTHMRLASDEEGYCAFLTSEGCRLPRDVRPWFCLLFPFWVRGRMLTMFTASDCLVCRETKTLEESLVLIGTTTKEVRYIFGRLKLAWGFEPESDE, encoded by the coding sequence GTGGAGCATTGCCGTGATGAAGGCGGCTTTGCCGAGGAAAGGAATTCCCGCCCCTTTGTGGATACCATGCGTCGTCTGTTTCCCCTGCATGATCTGGAAGTGGAGGAGCTGTTCCCGCCGCACGGGACGCATATGCGCCTTGCTTCAGACGAAGAGGGCTACTGTGCGTTCCTTACTTCCGAAGGATGTCGATTGCCGCGCGATGTGCGGCCGTGGTTCTGCCTGCTTTTTCCCTTCTGGGTGCGGGGGCGGATGCTGACCATGTTTACGGCCTCGGATTGCCTTGTCTGCCGTGAGACGAAGACCCTTGAGGAGTCCCTCGTTCTTATCGGCACCACGACCAAGGAAGTCCGGTATATTTTCGGTCGATTGAAGCTTGCATGGGGATTTGAACCGGAATCTGATGAGTAG